One Rubripirellula amarantea DNA segment encodes these proteins:
- a CDS encoding rhomboid family intramembrane serine protease, giving the protein MNPPPTEAALVFQTPHQKACQESRLVLEAVGIACEAIHRDGVWQLWVRPEDRDAAIGELSGYQQDQSLESNRKRTPTPVFGGSWWGVIVYATTLILIASVSLSPPSQEIWRSIGRMHAGDVMAGQLYRVVTALTLHADSGHLLSNLGYGGLFGLLTGRILGGGIGWLTILVAGAGGNLINAMARNADHASIGASTAVFAALGIMVAHALRPRPGNQQTAMERWRPLIGGALLMAFTGIGGENTDVGAHFAGFAAGLVLGAAVARLPYRWLDSTKVQMTAGSVAIAIVTLAWTIAIAKGS; this is encoded by the coding sequence ATGAATCCACCGCCCACCGAAGCCGCTCTGGTTTTTCAAACCCCGCACCAAAAAGCATGCCAAGAGTCACGTTTAGTGCTTGAGGCCGTAGGTATTGCCTGCGAAGCGATTCACCGCGACGGAGTATGGCAATTGTGGGTTCGGCCCGAAGATCGCGATGCTGCGATAGGGGAACTAAGCGGCTACCAGCAAGATCAGTCCCTCGAATCCAATCGCAAACGCACGCCCACTCCGGTATTTGGTGGATCATGGTGGGGCGTGATCGTGTATGCGACTACCTTAATCTTGATTGCCTCGGTCTCACTCTCGCCGCCGTCCCAGGAAATTTGGCGATCGATCGGAAGAATGCATGCCGGTGATGTAATGGCCGGACAGCTTTATCGCGTCGTGACAGCACTGACATTGCACGCCGATTCCGGGCACCTCTTGTCCAACTTGGGCTACGGCGGACTATTCGGTCTGCTCACTGGTCGAATCCTCGGTGGCGGTATTGGCTGGTTGACCATCCTGGTCGCGGGAGCAGGTGGGAACTTGATCAACGCGATGGCCAGGAACGCTGACCATGCTTCGATCGGTGCATCAACCGCCGTATTCGCCGCCCTCGGCATCATGGTGGCTCATGCTCTGCGTCCTCGGCCGGGTAATCAGCAAACGGCCATGGAACGCTGGCGTCCGCTGATCGGTGGGGCGCTACTGATGGCGTTCACGGGAATTGGCGGCGAGAACACCGACGTGGGTGCTCACTTTGCTGGGTTTGCCGCCGGTCTCGTTTTGGGAGCCGCGGTGGCAAGGCTTCCTTATCGATGGCTCGACAGCACCAAAGTGCAGATGACCGCCGGAAGCGTAGCGATTGCGATCGTCACCCTCGCCTGGACAATTGCGATCGCCAAGGGGAGTTGA
- a CDS encoding Dabb family protein yields MARLAHHVFFTLHDRSEASAQHLMSECRKYLTDHQGLESFDLGTRDKELNRPVNGDFDVALHMVFADRPTHDTYQVSERHQTFIAENKDNWASVVVYDSNLV; encoded by the coding sequence ATGGCCCGGCTCGCTCATCACGTCTTCTTTACGCTTCACGACCGTAGCGAGGCATCTGCCCAACATTTGATGAGCGAATGTCGTAAGTACCTGACCGATCATCAGGGGTTGGAATCTTTCGATCTCGGCACGCGTGATAAAGAACTCAATCGCCCCGTCAACGGCGACTTCGACGTTGCACTTCACATGGTATTCGCTGACCGACCGACCCACGATACTTATCAAGTGTCCGAACGCCACCAAACGTTCATCGCCGAGAACAAGGACAACTGGGCATCGGTCGTCGTCTATGACAGTAACTTGGTCTAG
- a CDS encoding ankyrin repeat domain-containing protein produces the protein MTLLPATCHKAEGQYLTDLSFVNACEKADWEIASKLISPESADQSQPDGMTGLHWAAFHGDVAIVSKLVRLMNEIDVRNEYQLTPLAIAALNGHAEVGRELLDAGADPNVRVSGNATPLLLAVRSGNVALVQSLVDQGADVNVRERKQQTALMWAAAEGHADVIDVLVHAGADVNVALPSGFTAMMFAAREGKIEAALRLLGHGVDVKTKMKPKRTGGRSPRDGMSALMLAVESAHYELALKLVEAGADPNDESSGFAPLHAMAWVRRPQNGDDPTGDPRPRGSGAVPALEFVRQIVAAGADVNLQLRRGRADKGRLSPRGATPFLLASQTVDLPLMETLLELGADPMLTNHDECTALLAAAGVGNHHVGEHPGTVAEVERAVRWLVDLGLDINAVDKNGETAMHGAAYRCFPETVKLLESLGADPEIWDHKNVHGWSPLIISKGYRPGSFKPDPPTILAISEAMGDRAKESADENDPDSQRYEP, from the coding sequence GTGACATTATTGCCCGCCACATGCCACAAAGCGGAAGGCCAGTATCTCACGGACTTGTCCTTCGTCAACGCGTGCGAAAAAGCGGACTGGGAAATTGCATCCAAGTTAATTTCGCCTGAATCCGCGGACCAATCACAACCCGACGGCATGACCGGTCTCCACTGGGCCGCTTTTCATGGCGACGTTGCGATCGTTTCGAAGCTGGTGCGTTTGATGAACGAAATTGATGTTCGAAACGAATATCAATTGACTCCGCTCGCGATCGCAGCCTTGAACGGTCACGCCGAGGTCGGCCGCGAATTATTGGACGCCGGTGCCGATCCGAATGTCCGCGTGTCCGGCAATGCCACCCCTTTGTTGCTGGCAGTGCGGTCCGGAAACGTTGCTCTGGTGCAATCGCTAGTCGATCAAGGTGCCGACGTGAATGTAAGGGAACGCAAGCAACAAACCGCCCTGATGTGGGCGGCGGCGGAAGGGCATGCCGATGTCATTGATGTATTGGTTCATGCGGGCGCGGACGTGAACGTGGCGTTGCCATCGGGATTCACGGCAATGATGTTTGCCGCCCGTGAAGGCAAGATCGAGGCCGCACTACGTTTGCTCGGTCATGGTGTGGATGTTAAGACGAAGATGAAACCAAAACGGACGGGTGGTCGTAGTCCACGCGATGGAATGAGTGCACTAATGCTGGCTGTGGAAAGCGCTCACTATGAATTGGCGCTGAAGCTTGTTGAAGCGGGGGCTGATCCGAACGATGAAAGTAGCGGGTTCGCTCCTTTGCATGCGATGGCTTGGGTCCGTCGACCTCAAAACGGCGACGATCCCACAGGGGATCCGCGACCGCGTGGTTCAGGGGCCGTGCCGGCGTTGGAATTCGTTCGCCAAATCGTGGCGGCAGGAGCCGACGTCAATCTACAGCTTCGTCGCGGCAGAGCGGACAAGGGTAGATTGAGTCCTCGCGGAGCAACTCCGTTTCTCTTAGCCAGTCAAACCGTTGACCTACCTTTAATGGAAACGCTGCTGGAATTGGGAGCCGACCCCATGCTCACCAATCACGATGAATGCACAGCACTATTAGCAGCGGCCGGTGTGGGCAACCATCATGTCGGCGAACATCCCGGCACCGTCGCCGAAGTCGAGCGTGCGGTCCGCTGGCTAGTTGACCTCGGTCTAGACATTAATGCCGTTGATAAGAACGGCGAGACTGCCATGCATGGGGCAGCCTACCGATGCTTTCCCGAGACGGTCAAATTATTGGAATCGTTAGGAGCCGATCCTGAGATTTGGGACCACAAGAATGTCCACGGTTGGTCACCGCTGATCATCTCGAAAGGATACCGCCCGGGCTCATTTAAGCCTGATCCCCCCACCATTTTGGCCATTTCCGAAGCCATGGGTGATCGGGCGAAAGAGTCGGCTGATGAAAATGACCCTGATTCGCAGCGTTACGAGCCCTGA
- a CDS encoding GTPase family protein: protein MFRSLSRWLSRDAYDSSDPEAGSDALPQDAPIPTIWLFGKTGSGKTSVIATVTGAEEAEIGNGFRPTTKRSQQYDFPSEETPLVHFLDTRGIGEAVVGHQRDSFSVGEEEVDQSPSDLADLVLVTARVCDHSLDELIDQLGRVRAQSKSRPIILALTALHDAYAGQPHPDEDSLATLDNLNDAINSERLPEPLRRSLAAQLDRFDGLCDRVVAVDLTKPEDGFDPHDLGADRLFHAILDHLPAAMRQTLATMDKVKDDLKASHTKSVDIVILTHATIAAGAAAVPLAWVDMPVVMATQTHMAHRIAKLHRQKLDRTAKAQLSAVLGGRVALRMLVRGVAKAIPVVGSAVNSAAAFAMTFAAGKVCHWYFGKIALGHVPSEEEIAKMYREQIANGREYWKRKRASDS from the coding sequence TTGTTTCGATCTCTCTCTCGATGGCTTTCGCGCGACGCGTATGATTCTTCGGATCCCGAAGCGGGATCTGATGCGTTGCCGCAGGACGCCCCAATTCCCACGATTTGGCTTTTCGGCAAAACAGGGAGCGGCAAGACGTCCGTCATCGCTACCGTCACAGGCGCTGAAGAAGCAGAGATTGGAAACGGGTTCCGACCCACGACGAAGCGTAGCCAGCAATACGACTTTCCAAGCGAAGAGACTCCGCTGGTTCACTTTCTCGACACCCGTGGAATTGGTGAAGCGGTCGTCGGCCACCAGCGTGATAGCTTTAGTGTCGGCGAGGAAGAGGTTGATCAAAGCCCGAGCGATCTAGCTGATTTAGTATTGGTAACCGCCCGAGTTTGCGATCACTCGCTTGATGAATTGATCGATCAACTTGGACGTGTTCGGGCTCAATCGAAGTCTCGCCCAATCATCCTGGCGCTAACCGCACTTCATGACGCCTACGCGGGGCAACCTCATCCCGACGAAGACTCGCTAGCGACGTTAGACAACCTTAACGATGCAATCAATTCCGAGCGATTGCCTGAACCACTACGTCGATCGCTAGCCGCCCAGCTCGACCGTTTTGATGGGCTTTGCGATCGAGTCGTCGCGGTCGATCTGACCAAACCCGAAGATGGATTTGATCCGCATGACCTGGGTGCCGATCGCTTGTTCCACGCGATCCTTGACCACTTACCCGCCGCGATGAGGCAAACGCTGGCGACGATGGACAAGGTCAAAGATGACCTAAAGGCGAGTCACACCAAGAGTGTTGACATCGTCATCTTAACCCATGCAACGATCGCCGCCGGAGCCGCTGCGGTCCCGCTGGCGTGGGTCGATATGCCAGTTGTGATGGCCACGCAAACTCACATGGCACATCGGATCGCCAAATTGCATCGCCAGAAACTTGATCGCACCGCGAAAGCTCAACTTTCGGCCGTGCTGGGCGGACGCGTCGCTTTGCGAATGTTGGTTCGTGGGGTCGCCAAGGCAATTCCGGTTGTTGGTTCCGCTGTGAATTCCGCAGCCGCTTTTGCGATGACATTCGCGGCTGGCAAGGTGTGCCATTGGTACTTTGGCAAAATCGCTTTGGGACATGTTCCCAGTGAAGAGGAAATAGCCAAGATGTATCGTGAACAAATCGCAAACGGACGCGAGTACTGGAAGCGCAAGCGGGCTAGCGACTCATGA
- a CDS encoding GTPase family protein: MKQRRLAVISFLALLPILVCIGFGVVAIFQTGYVLWLWWILPACWVLAGLVNWIWPKPVDTITIAPMKQPRHWTQRDQQAAEIVLKHQRDFANLKPEDLSDPQHYLRVVQSMAADLANHYHGATKREIESLSVVEVAAAARLAIDDIEGFLLHSIPGSRMLSIKHWKWLTRTPEIYAVASKVYWAGAIVLNPINLLRYGSAKVTLDPVINQVKTETIATIYTRFVAKTGFYLIEMNSGRLRGGADAYRQHFGDPDASPRRNASATRGDDPDEDEPSLPVTITLVGQTGAGKSSLINALLHKSTSETVHEHAQTDALPNTREAESFEWTMNEQGASFTLVDTPGYGESGASKKQVAIIERAMTRSDLVLLVMDAHTPAKKADQQTLATLDSYFHDHPQFKSPPIIAVLTHIDLIPPASVWNPPYDLDTPTEAKEENIEGAIQYAREIFPDEFADVCGVCLSTDLNRQWGVDEFLIPAMVANVDQGRSLSLLRAFEKHVDLKRVRKLLSQVGSLARHGASAWIERRL, encoded by the coding sequence ATGAAACAACGACGCCTGGCGGTGATTTCGTTTTTGGCGTTGCTGCCGATCTTGGTGTGCATCGGGTTCGGCGTCGTTGCAATTTTCCAAACGGGCTATGTCCTATGGTTGTGGTGGATCCTTCCTGCGTGCTGGGTCCTTGCCGGATTGGTGAATTGGATTTGGCCGAAACCGGTCGACACGATCACGATTGCGCCGATGAAGCAGCCGCGACATTGGACACAGCGTGATCAACAGGCTGCAGAAATCGTTCTGAAGCACCAGCGAGATTTCGCCAACCTCAAACCCGAGGACCTATCGGATCCCCAGCATTATCTACGCGTCGTGCAGTCAATGGCGGCAGATCTAGCGAATCACTACCACGGCGCAACGAAACGAGAAATTGAATCACTATCGGTGGTGGAAGTCGCCGCAGCAGCACGTTTGGCGATTGACGATATCGAAGGTTTTCTTCTTCATTCGATACCCGGCAGTCGCATGCTGTCGATAAAGCATTGGAAGTGGTTAACGCGAACGCCCGAAATTTATGCTGTCGCATCGAAGGTCTACTGGGCCGGTGCCATTGTGCTCAACCCGATCAACTTACTGCGTTACGGGTCGGCCAAAGTCACGCTCGATCCGGTGATCAACCAAGTGAAGACTGAAACCATTGCGACCATCTATACGCGTTTTGTAGCCAAGACCGGTTTCTACTTGATCGAGATGAACAGTGGTCGATTAAGAGGTGGTGCGGATGCGTACCGCCAACATTTCGGTGACCCAGACGCATCGCCACGCCGCAACGCTTCGGCCACCAGAGGCGACGACCCTGACGAAGACGAACCGTCATTACCCGTTACGATCACACTGGTGGGTCAAACGGGCGCTGGGAAGTCGAGCTTGATCAACGCTTTACTTCACAAGTCGACCAGCGAGACGGTGCATGAACATGCTCAAACCGACGCCTTGCCGAACACTCGCGAGGCTGAATCGTTCGAATGGACAATGAATGAGCAGGGCGCGTCGTTCACTTTGGTCGATACGCCCGGATACGGAGAATCAGGTGCTTCTAAGAAGCAAGTCGCAATCATCGAACGCGCGATGACGCGATCGGATCTCGTTTTGCTCGTGATGGACGCTCACACGCCTGCAAAGAAAGCCGACCAACAAACGTTGGCAACTTTGGACAGCTACTTTCACGACCATCCCCAATTCAAATCGCCGCCGATCATTGCTGTCCTGACTCACATTGACCTGATCCCGCCCGCATCAGTTTGGAATCCGCCTTACGACCTGGATACCCCGACGGAGGCGAAAGAGGAGAACATTGAGGGGGCGATCCAATATGCTCGCGAGATATTTCCGGACGAATTCGCGGATGTCTGCGGCGTTTGTCTGTCTACTGATTTGAACCGCCAGTGGGGTGTGGATGAGTTTCTTATTCCGGCCATGGTGGCCAATGTGGACCAGGGACGTTCACTTTCGCTGCTTCGAGCGTTTGAAAAGCATGTCGACCTGAAACGAGTTCGAAAATTGCTTTCCCAGGTAGGTTCGCTGGCTCGGCATGGCGCCTCAGCGTGGATCGAACGACGACTCTAA
- a CDS encoding beta strand repeat-containing protein yields the protein MADSSIFVRLTAGLRDIRSHRNRSEGGSIQRKLSSKKKNAPARRNRRRLFTQLLEDRRVLAAYTVITGGDAGTGSCTVSECTLRDAIESANASPGADTISFDAAVPATISLTAAGGGELAITESVSITGRGAESLTINAATTAVNRFRVFSIGTGDIDVTIEGVSITGGNLDFDNGGAILNSSDGTLTIRNSVLSGNQAGSGGAIYSEYDGSVDIIDSELTGNSAFDQSGGAIKIVGGDLTVTNSNISNNDAYGNGGAIYSPGIAAVTITGSTIDNNEVTGYGYHGGAIYSGEGAVTITGSTLSGNTSFGDGGALYSIDGEVSLTNVTMNDNTTSYNGGAIFNDRGPITIADSTLNNNQSQYGDGGGISSISGDITVMRSTISNNNSVNDGGGISNVRGNMLVRDSLISGNTSGADGGGIATVAGELTVVNSTIANNSGNVRGGGIQTDTAILRMVNSTVTGNSANVAGGGVGTLIGLLAEDEDSQIFIHNSIIAENISVTAPDLNSPRDPVGNLEVLNSLIGNGTDSTLTPTTSPDANGNLVGTAIAPIDPQLEALAANGGATLTRAPMSSSPAIDGGDNALALDYGPDGLPGGGDDIPLTADGRGGLFSRFASNSGGGMIVDMGAVEVQPKPTFTVDTLDDVVNGNFSPGDLSLREVLSLTDASAGFDTILISSSLTGTITLDPALGSLVIGDSVSIIGPGANQLTIATADGDSLRLIDIASSAGDVTISGVTLSGGDAGSGNGGAIRSATDGLLLLKYVELAGNGAADGGALYVSDGSLSLAATTFADNTATGDGGAVAVSGLTSAMTVVNTTIANNSAGGNGGGIHLPSGSLTIASSTISGNNATGDGGGLWTDPTQPATLSISNSIVAANTAASGADFVAPSNPNTNLTVLSSLIGSNDATSLTESTVSGGVPEADSDNNFVGGIEGAIIIPFLSPLGDNGGSLRTIAPLSNSLALDSGNAALLPQDSFDLNADNVLTEILPIDARGGQRVTTGLDMGAVELPPAPAVNWDAISDIVFGIQLDATQLNATSPIAGTFNYTPAAGTILDAGAGQTLTAVFVPSNPLAFRSVTITNTINVDKADPVITWDAPDPINFGTELSDTQLDATSPVPGTFVYTPASGTVLPVGNQTLNVTFTPDDSDNYNEAVASATLVVNSSDVNVTWTDPEDIVFGTALSATQLNAAADVAGTFTYTPALGTVLDAGDAQTLTVVFTPEDTTLAEVTVSVAINVAKADPVLTWNPPGSITVGTELSSSQLNATANVAGTFAYTPDLGTTLDVGDDQVLSVVFTPTDSVNYNEVSTSVTIDVVDSAVFDFGDAPSPYPVLLADNGARHTIGSLRLGPSVDSETEGSVSDQADGDGADEDGVVLISSILRDDNDTFESSFYVEASEAGQLDAWLDLNGDGDWDDAGEKIADSVALTAGGNVITMIVPTTAVAGETFARFRVSSTGGLTPTGEAADGEVEDYVIAILEGDGSNDVVVDIPTGNIDITADAGGLVIEGLGGQRLFAGPTSGFASVTVNANDEDNQFQILGQEPIGALTINGGDGIDSVELAATELDLTADSISLNSIASIAMTADTVQTVTIDVNAVASMTDADQIVRVSGGSLDRLVFTDGDDWTVGDPLVDNGIFTIVITHDTTGETVHTNMGSQWQNPLRPSDVNRNGSVTAGDALLIINELGRRTYSDRDTQQLEDAATTETFPGFYYDQNGDGNATALDALRVINEVARINNSGGGSEEGEWSLLVDELLRQVSETSPTSDDSPVESLEVSKIASFESTESESSPSSRDTSSTAERAASTNDASLMELLSSEL from the coding sequence ATGGCTGATTCTTCAATTTTCGTTCGACTTACCGCTGGTTTGCGAGATATCCGATCTCACCGCAATCGAAGCGAAGGTGGCTCGATTCAGCGCAAACTCTCTTCGAAAAAAAAGAATGCCCCCGCGCGTCGAAATAGAAGGCGACTTTTCACCCAGTTGCTGGAAGACCGACGAGTGTTGGCGGCGTACACCGTTATCACCGGCGGGGATGCGGGAACCGGATCGTGCACGGTTTCGGAGTGCACCCTTCGAGATGCCATTGAATCTGCCAACGCGTCGCCCGGCGCTGACACCATTTCGTTTGACGCGGCTGTTCCGGCAACGATTAGCTTGACCGCGGCGGGCGGTGGAGAATTGGCAATCACGGAATCCGTCTCGATCACGGGTCGCGGCGCCGAATCGCTAACGATCAACGCAGCGACCACGGCGGTGAATCGGTTCCGTGTGTTTTCGATTGGCACCGGTGATATCGATGTCACGATCGAAGGAGTTTCCATCACGGGCGGAAACTTGGATTTCGATAACGGTGGCGCGATTCTTAATTCGAGCGACGGAACCCTCACCATTCGAAACAGCGTTCTCTCTGGCAACCAAGCCGGCAGTGGTGGCGCAATCTATAGCGAGTACGACGGGTCCGTTGACATCATCGACTCTGAATTAACGGGCAACTCGGCATTCGATCAATCCGGTGGCGCGATCAAAATTGTTGGTGGCGATCTTACTGTCACTAATAGCAACATCTCGAACAACGACGCTTACGGCAACGGTGGAGCGATCTATAGTCCTGGGATCGCTGCGGTCACCATCACCGGCAGCACGATCGACAACAACGAAGTGACCGGTTACGGCTATCACGGCGGAGCCATCTACAGCGGCGAAGGTGCAGTGACGATCACGGGCAGCACCTTGTCTGGAAACACGTCTTTCGGTGACGGTGGGGCTCTCTACAGCATCGATGGCGAAGTATCGCTCACCAACGTGACGATGAACGACAACACCACCAGCTACAACGGTGGCGCGATCTTCAATGATCGTGGTCCCATCACCATTGCTGACTCGACGCTCAACAACAACCAATCCCAGTACGGTGATGGTGGAGGTATTTCTAGTATCTCAGGTGACATCACCGTGATGCGCTCCACTATCTCGAATAACAACTCAGTGAACGATGGTGGCGGGATATCTAACGTTCGCGGGAATATGCTTGTTCGCGACTCGTTGATCAGTGGGAACACGAGCGGTGCCGATGGGGGAGGGATTGCGACGGTTGCTGGCGAGTTGACCGTGGTTAATTCAACCATCGCGAACAACTCAGGAAACGTGCGTGGTGGCGGCATTCAAACTGACACCGCTATTTTGCGAATGGTGAACAGCACCGTCACGGGCAACTCGGCCAACGTCGCCGGAGGCGGAGTGGGAACGCTAATTGGATTGCTGGCGGAAGATGAGGATTCACAAATCTTCATTCACAACTCAATCATCGCTGAAAACATTTCCGTCACCGCTCCTGATTTGAACAGCCCGCGTGACCCCGTGGGCAATCTGGAAGTTCTCAACAGCTTGATCGGAAACGGAACCGATTCCACGCTCACCCCAACCACTTCACCTGACGCGAACGGCAATTTGGTGGGAACAGCGATCGCTCCGATTGACCCTCAGCTCGAAGCGTTAGCTGCCAACGGTGGCGCAACGTTGACGCGGGCTCCGATGTCGTCTAGCCCAGCGATCGACGGTGGCGACAACGCGCTCGCTTTGGATTACGGTCCCGACGGTTTACCCGGTGGCGGCGATGACATACCGCTTACCGCTGACGGACGCGGCGGTTTATTCTCGCGTTTCGCGAGCAATTCTGGCGGGGGAATGATCGTTGACATGGGTGCGGTGGAAGTTCAACCCAAACCTACATTCACGGTCGACACGCTCGATGACGTCGTCAACGGAAACTTCTCACCCGGTGACCTGTCGCTTCGTGAGGTCCTTTCGTTGACCGATGCCAGCGCCGGCTTTGACACCATCCTAATTTCATCGTCACTCACCGGCACCATCACCCTTGACCCCGCTCTTGGTTCACTTGTGATCGGTGATAGTGTTAGCATCATTGGCCCCGGTGCCAACCAACTGACCATCGCCACGGCTGATGGTGATTCCTTGCGATTGATTGACATCGCCAGTAGTGCCGGGGACGTCACGATTAGCGGCGTTACGCTATCCGGTGGTGACGCGGGCAGTGGCAATGGTGGTGCGATTCGCTCAGCCACCGATGGCCTGTTGCTGCTAAAGTATGTTGAACTGGCAGGCAACGGTGCTGCTGACGGTGGAGCCTTGTATGTTAGCGATGGATCGCTATCGCTCGCGGCAACGACGTTCGCCGACAACACTGCAACGGGCGACGGTGGTGCAGTTGCGGTCTCAGGATTGACCTCGGCAATGACCGTCGTCAACACGACAATCGCGAACAATTCGGCAGGCGGAAATGGTGGGGGAATTCATCTACCATCGGGATCGCTCACAATTGCTTCGTCAACAATCTCTGGCAACAATGCCACCGGAGACGGCGGCGGACTGTGGACGGACCCGACACAACCCGCCACCCTTTCGATCTCGAACTCAATCGTCGCCGCGAATACTGCTGCTAGTGGTGCCGATTTTGTTGCCCCCAGCAATCCGAACACCAATCTAACGGTGCTTTCGTCGTTGATTGGAAGCAACGATGCAACCTCATTGACCGAATCGACCGTAAGCGGTGGAGTACCGGAAGCGGATTCCGACAACAATTTTGTTGGCGGCATTGAGGGAGCAATCATTATCCCTTTCCTATCACCGCTTGGCGACAACGGTGGCTCGCTTCGGACAATTGCCCCGCTAAGCAACTCGCTTGCACTCGATAGCGGCAACGCGGCATTGTTGCCACAAGACAGCTTCGACTTGAACGCCGATAATGTTCTCACCGAGATCCTGCCAATCGACGCGCGGGGTGGGCAACGTGTCACTACCGGTTTGGATATGGGCGCGGTCGAATTGCCACCCGCTCCCGCGGTCAACTGGGATGCAATATCCGACATAGTTTTCGGCATTCAGCTTGACGCAACTCAGCTCAACGCGACCTCACCCATTGCGGGAACGTTCAACTACACTCCTGCCGCTGGAACGATACTAGACGCGGGCGCAGGCCAAACGTTGACTGCAGTCTTTGTTCCAAGCAATCCGCTCGCCTTCCGATCGGTAACCATCACCAACACGATCAATGTCGACAAAGCGGATCCCGTGATCACGTGGGACGCCCCCGACCCGATCAACTTTGGAACGGAACTAAGTGATACGCAACTTGACGCAACCTCGCCTGTACCGGGCACGTTCGTCTACACGCCAGCATCAGGCACTGTCCTACCGGTGGGCAACCAAACACTGAACGTGACGTTCACCCCAGACGATTCTGACAACTACAACGAGGCCGTCGCTTCGGCAACCTTGGTCGTTAACTCGTCTGATGTAAATGTGACATGGACTGATCCCGAGGACATTGTCTTTGGTACCGCGTTGTCAGCCACGCAGCTTAACGCAGCAGCGGATGTAGCCGGCACATTCACATACACTCCAGCGCTAGGCACAGTTCTTGATGCTGGCGATGCGCAGACGTTAACCGTCGTGTTTACTCCCGAAGACACCACGCTGGCCGAAGTTACCGTTTCGGTCGCGATCAATGTCGCCAAAGCGGACCCGGTTCTAACGTGGAACCCTCCTGGCTCGATTACGGTCGGCACCGAGCTTAGTTCTAGCCAGCTTAACGCGACTGCGAATGTTGCAGGAACCTTTGCCTATACCCCAGATCTGGGCACGACACTCGACGTCGGGGACGACCAAGTCCTTAGCGTCGTCTTCACTCCGACCGATTCGGTCAACTACAACGAAGTGTCGACGTCGGTAACCATTGATGTCGTTGACTCGGCCGTTTTCGACTTCGGCGATGCACCTTCGCCCTATCCCGTGCTTCTTGCCGATAACGGCGCAAGACACACGATCGGATCTTTGCGGCTAGGCCCCTCGGTTGATTCAGAGACCGAAGGTTCGGTGTCTGACCAGGCAGATGGCGACGGCGCCGACGAAGATGGCGTGGTTTTGATTAGCTCCATCCTTCGCGACGATAACGACACCTTCGAATCGAGCTTCTACGTCGAGGCTTCTGAAGCCGGACAACTTGATGCTTGGTTAGACCTTAACGGTGACGGCGATTGGGATGACGCTGGCGAGAAAATTGCCGATTCAGTCGCTCTTACTGCGGGTGGAAATGTGATCACGATGATCGTTCCGACTACTGCTGTGGCTGGTGAGACTTTTGCCCGGTTCCGGGTGAGCTCGACGGGCGGACTAACACCTACCGGCGAAGCTGCGGATGGTGAAGTCGAGGATTACGTTATCGCTATTCTTGAAGGTGATGGAAGCAATGATGTCGTTGTGGACATTCCAACGGGGAACATTGATATTACCGCTGACGCTGGCGGACTTGTCATTGAAGGCCTTGGCGGTCAACGATTATTCGCCGGCCCGACCTCAGGATTCGCATCCGTTACCGTGAATGCCAACGACGAAGACAATCAATTCCAGATTCTTGGACAAGAACCGATTGGTGCGTTGACCATCAATGGTGGCGATGGAATTGACTCAGTGGAATTAGCGGCAACCGAATTAGATTTGACCGCCGATTCCATCTCACTAAACAGTATCGCGTCGATTGCAATGACTGCCGATACCGTCCAAACGGTGACCATTGACGTCAACGCGGTAGCGTCAATGACCGACGCGGATCAAATAGTGCGAGTGTCCGGTGGATCCCTGGATCGCCTGGTCTTCACCGATGGCGACGATTGGACAGTCGGCGATCCGTTGGTGGACAACGGCATTTTCACGATCGTGATCACTCACGACACCACCGGTGAAACGGTTCACACGAACATGGGTAGCCAGTGGCAAAACCCACTCAGGCCTTCCGATGTCAATCGAAATGGATCGGTCACTGCTGGCGATGCTTTGTTGATCATCAATGAATTGGGTCGTCGCACCTATTCGGATCGCGATACTCAACAACTGGAAGATGCAGCAACGACCGAAACGTTCCCTGGTTTCTACTACGACCAAAACGGTGATGGCAACGCGACCGCGTTGGATGCTTTGCGTGTCATTAACGAGGTTGCTCGAATTAACAACAGTGGTGGTGGTAGCGAAGAAGGTGAGTGGTCACTTTTAGTTGACGAATTGCTTCGTCAAGTCTCTGAAACATCGCCAACATCGGATGATTCGCCGGTGGAATCGTTAGAAGTTTCGAAGATCGCTTCCTTTGAGAGCACTGAAAGCGAATCGTCCCCGTCGAGTCGAGACACTTCATCAACAGCCGAACGAGCAGCTAGCACCAACGATGCGAGCTTGATGGAACTGCTTTCGAGTGAGCTTTGA